A DNA window from Candidatus Falkowbacteria bacterium contains the following coding sequences:
- the eno gene encoding phosphopyruvate hydratase, whose protein sequence is MKIKKVFAREILDSRGNPTVLAQVELTNGIKARAFVPSGASTGIHEALELRDGDKKRYNGKGVLKAVNNVNRKIAPKLKGINVTLQKKIDQLMLDLDGTPNKAKLGANAILAVSLACARAGARAKKKPLYRYIRETYKLKEKGWKMPLPTMNIINGGKHADNSVTVQEFMVVPKAPSFAKRVRIGAEVFHSLKKLLKDAGYQTLVGDEGGFAPNLKSNEEAFEFIIKAIKKAGYKPGKDAFLASDLALSEYYDKKSGNYSLNDKSGKKKVSADEVIKTLDKWLKKYPIISLEDPLDEDDWINWMKATGFIGSQVTLIGDDLFVTNVERLQKGIDMGVGNGILIKLNQIGSLTETINAIYLAKKHKYKVSISHRSGETCDTFIADLAVAVNADFIKTGSLSRSERVAKYNRLMSIELDLK, encoded by the coding sequence ATGAAAATCAAAAAAGTTTTTGCTCGTGAAATTTTGGACTCTCGTGGTAATCCAACTGTGTTAGCACAGGTAGAATTAACTAACGGGATAAAAGCTAGGGCCTTTGTCCCATCCGGAGCTTCTACTGGAATTCATGAAGCATTAGAATTAAGAGATGGTGACAAAAAAAGATACAACGGGAAGGGCGTATTAAAAGCTGTTAACAATGTAAATAGAAAAATCGCACCTAAGTTAAAAGGTATCAATGTTACTCTACAGAAAAAGATTGATCAGTTGATGCTTGATCTTGATGGTACACCGAACAAAGCAAAACTTGGTGCTAATGCAATTTTAGCTGTCTCTTTAGCGTGCGCTCGAGCAGGCGCTAGAGCAAAGAAAAAACCACTTTATCGTTATATTCGAGAAACTTACAAGCTGAAAGAAAAGGGATGGAAGATGCCATTGCCAACCATGAATATTATCAACGGCGGAAAACATGCTGATAATTCAGTCACAGTTCAGGAGTTTATGGTTGTGCCAAAGGCGCCTTCTTTTGCAAAGCGAGTTCGAATTGGTGCAGAAGTTTTCCATTCTCTTAAAAAGTTATTAAAAGACGCAGGTTACCAAACGTTGGTTGGTGATGAAGGTGGGTTCGCGCCTAATTTAAAATCAAATGAAGAGGCTTTTGAATTTATTATAAAAGCAATTAAAAAAGCAGGATATAAACCTGGAAAGGATGCGTTTCTAGCATCTGATTTGGCCTTGTCTGAATATTATGATAAAAAATCCGGAAATTATTCATTGAATGATAAATCCGGAAAGAAAAAAGTTTCAGCAGATGAAGTTATAAAAACTCTTGATAAATGGTTGAAAAAATATCCAATAATCTCACTTGAAGATCCATTAGATGAGGATGATTGGATTAACTGGATGAAAGCAACTGGTTTTATTGGTTCTCAAGTAACTTTAATTGGCGATGATTTGTTTGTTACAAATGTTGAACGTCTGCAAAAGGGGATAGATATGGGAGTTGGTAATGGGATTTTAATCAAGCTAAATCAGATTGGTAGTTTAACAGAGACCATTAATGCAATTTACTTAGCAAAAAAACATAAGTATAAAGTTAGCATTTCACATCGATCAGGTGAAACTTGTGATACCTTTATTGCTGATTTGGCAGTTGCGGTTAATGCAGATTTTATCAAAACCGGATCTTTGTCTCGCAGTGAGCGAGTGGCTAAGTATAATCGTTTAATGTCGATTGAATTAGACTTAAAATAA
- a CDS encoding phosphoglycerate kinase — protein MKLKSIKNKVRRMPEEDLKNKRIVLRVDFNVPIIKGKVQDDFKIERALPTIKYLIKQKCKIVLISHFGRPEGRRVKSLSLEPVYKVLKKQLKGVDVKFKSGTATVLLLENVRYDKREDENNLVLAKELAKLGDVFVNEAFAVSHRKTASTVGITKFLPSYAGLNFENEVKYLSKALNPKKPAVALIGGAKVKTKFDVVENFLKTYSKVMVAGGVANTFLLAKGFKIGDSLVEVSKISKAKKMLNSRKILLPKDVIISDKSMRKIVVKKIGKDKNLCNRNEMILDIGPETIKLFSKHIREARTIVWGGPMGLLENKKFSHGTIALAKLIGARSSGKNIGIAGGGETTLAIEMSGMGRYYDFISTGGGAMLEFLAGKNLPGVKSLLK, from the coding sequence TCGTGTAGATTTTAATGTCCCAATAATTAAAGGCAAGGTCCAGGATGATTTTAAGATTGAGAGAGCTTTACCTACTATTAAATATTTAATAAAGCAAAAATGTAAAATAGTTTTGATCTCTCATTTTGGAAGACCTGAAGGTCGACGTGTGAAAAGTCTAAGTTTGGAGCCAGTTTACAAGGTTTTGAAAAAGCAGTTAAAAGGTGTTGATGTCAAATTCAAGTCTGGGACTGCCACAGTGTTGTTACTTGAAAATGTTCGCTACGATAAAAGAGAAGATGAAAATAACTTAGTGCTTGCGAAGGAATTGGCAAAACTTGGTGATGTTTTTGTAAACGAGGCGTTTGCTGTTAGTCATCGCAAAACTGCTTCTACTGTTGGAATCACTAAGTTTTTACCAAGTTACGCGGGATTGAATTTTGAGAATGAAGTAAAGTATTTAAGTAAGGCATTGAATCCGAAAAAGCCGGCAGTTGCTTTGATTGGCGGAGCAAAAGTAAAAACAAAGTTTGATGTAGTAGAAAACTTTCTAAAAACTTATTCGAAAGTTATGGTGGCCGGAGGTGTGGCAAATACATTTTTGTTAGCGAAAGGTTTCAAAATTGGAGATTCTTTGGTTGAAGTGTCAAAAATATCAAAAGCAAAAAAAATGTTGAATTCAAGAAAAATATTATTACCAAAAGATGTTATTATTTCTGATAAATCAATGCGAAAAATTGTTGTCAAGAAAATCGGAAAAGATAAGAATTTATGCAATAGAAATGAAATGATTTTAGATATTGGACCTGAAACAATTAAATTATTTTCAAAACATATTCGTGAAGCCAGAACTATTGTGTGGGGCGGTCCAATGGGCTTGCTGGAAAATAAAAAATTTAGTCATGGCACTATAGCATTAGCTAAATTAATTGGTGCACGGTCATCGGGAAAAAATATTGGTATTGCTGGAGGTGGCGAAACAACCTTGGCAATTGAAATGTCAGGAATGGGTCGGTATTATGACTTCATTTCTACTGGCGGTGGGGCCATGTTAGAGTTTTTAGCTGGAAAAAATTTACCAGGTGTTAAATCATTATTAAAATAA